DNA from Pontibacter deserti:
TGTACGTCCTGGCACAGAGATGGAATGGTACGAGAAATGGAAAGCAGCCCGCAAACTATGGCACGAAGCGATTGGTATTCCGGCAGAGAACCTGCGCTACCACGACCACGAAAAACTGGCTCACTACGCTAATGCTGCGGTTGACATTGAGTATAAATTCCCGTTCGGATTTAAAGAAGTAGAAGGTATACACTCGCGTACTGATTTCGACCTTACCCAGCACCAGGAGCTGAGTCGTAAGAAAATGCAGTACTTCGATAACGACCTGAACGAAGCTGGCAAACCATACGGTAACTACATTCCTTACGTGATCGAGACATCGGCTGGTGCTGACCGCCTGTTCCTGATGACGCTTTGCAATGCTTACCAGGAAGAAGAGATTACCGAAGGCGAGGCTACTAAAACACGTACCTTCCTGAAGTTGCACCCGGCTCTTTCTCCGGTTAAGGCAGCTATACTTCCGCTGACCAAAAAAGATGGCCTGCCAGAAAAAGCTACCGAGATCTTCAACTCACTGAAGTTTGACTTCAACATGATTTATGAAGAGCGCGACAGCATTGGTAAGCGTTACACCCGCCAGGATTTGATTGGTACACCGTTCTGTATTGCCGTAGACCACCAGACACTGGAAGACAACACCGTTACCGTTCGTGACCGCGACAGCCGCGAGCAGGTGCGTATGCCAATCTCTGAACTTAGAAACTACATTGATAAAGCCGTTAGCTTCCGTAGCATTCTGGAGAAACTGGCCTAAGTATAAAGTATAAATTAAGCTTAGAAGGCAGTTTGGGAAACTAGGCTGCCTTTTTTGTTGCCCAAAACTGCTGTGGAAAAATTTTCTGAAATCAGTTTATACTTCACCGTAAAGCATTTTTAATATAGTTTATCCTTTAATTTTAGATTCATTTATACTTCTGGTACATCGTATTTTAAAAATAAAGAACTCTCCGTGCCTAACCTTTTAAAAATACTGAAGTTAGAATGGTTGTTTGATCTTAACAGAATACGATTATGCTTAAATGTTTTCAATCACTCTTATTACTAAGTTTATTATTTCAGTTTAGCTGCAAAGACGAAGACAACAACGAAGAACAACCAGATCCTGAGCTACCGGAGGCTGTACTGCAGGACAAGGTAGTTACAGAAGGATTAACTTACCCATGGGAATTGGTATGGGGAGCAGATAATGCTATCTGGATGACGGAACGTGGTGGAAAAGTTAGTCGCATTAACCCTGAAACAGGCGCTGTTACGTTAGTTGCAACTATAGATGATGCAGAATCGAGGGGAGAAGGCGGTTTGTTAGGAATGGCGCTGCACCCAAATTTTACATCTACTCCCGAAGTCTTCGTGGTTTATAATTATGTAACAGGAGGTGAATACTCTGAAAAGGTAGTAAAGTACAGGTATAACGGTACTGCTCTCACTGATC
Protein-coding regions in this window:
- a CDS encoding glycine--tRNA ligase produces the protein MATQEKTTVENTQLKDIISHAKEYGFVFPSSEIYDGLQAVYDYGQMGVELKNNIKQLWWKCMTQLNENVVGLDAAIFMHPLTWKASGHIDSFNDPMIDNKDSKKRYRADVLIEEKAAALENEGKIEESGALLAEMGRLLEAEDLDGVRELIVREGIKCPISGTTNWTEVRQFNLMFSTQVGSVAEDSSTIYLRPETAQGIFVNFLNVQKTGRMKVPFGIAQIGKAFRNEIVARQFIFRMREFEQMEMQFFVRPGTEMEWYEKWKAARKLWHEAIGIPAENLRYHDHEKLAHYANAAVDIEYKFPFGFKEVEGIHSRTDFDLTQHQELSRKKMQYFDNDLNEAGKPYGNYIPYVIETSAGADRLFLMTLCNAYQEEEITEGEATKTRTFLKLHPALSPVKAAILPLTKKDGLPEKATEIFNSLKFDFNMIYEERDSIGKRYTRQDLIGTPFCIAVDHQTLEDNTVTVRDRDSREQVRMPISELRNYIDKAVSFRSILEKLA